A single region of the Corticium candelabrum chromosome 15, ooCorCand1.1, whole genome shotgun sequence genome encodes:
- the LOC134191202 gene encoding docking protein 3-like gives MVETVYKGALEMQHVLSDSKSWKKWLFVLKKVKSSGTASLEYYKESKKDTTKQNPKGVLNLLSNYAVLIVEATALRRFVFEVRTLEQTFRLAAESRELMDEWVYFMQAQTQARNIVSATAKAFDVTPERTEALLRIGARDVCRLYIETTEIVLSLASTGCLLARWPLNCLRRYGCDQGIFSFEAGRKAPLGEGKYSFRSDEDGLLFDTLEHMVKSRASTLPRFSSARPQPDMRNVDATADDNQYDVLRILKGPVAHFDPSNSELESGNAGYARVGTRTLPPPANAFNEYHRLSRDMTASEEYNQIDEKFKGINLDAEYTYAYAGVVRHPAPGHPPPLPPTGPPRRATSSGYEISRYTSSQSSDENKSRELDRNFAPPKDTEL, from the exons GGCGCCTTAGAAATGCAGCATGTTCTAAGCGACTCTAAAAGCTGGAAGAAATGGCTTTTTGTTCTCAAAAAGGTCAAATCAAGCGGCACTGCCTCGTTGGAGTATTACAAAGAATCAAAAAAGGACACGACGAAACAGAATCCGAAAGGCGTCCTGAATTTGCTTTCCAACTACGCCGTGCTGATTGTGGAAGCGACTGCTTTGAGGAGGTTTGTGTTCGAAGTGAGAACGTTGGAGCAGACGTTCCGATTGGCCGCGGAATCGCGAGAGTTGATGGATGAGTGGGTCTACTTTATGCAGGCACAAACTCAGGCCAGAAATATTGTCTCTGCCA CTGCTAAAGCGTTTGATGTGACACCGGAACGTACAGAGGCCCTTCTTCGTATTGGAGCCCGAGATGTGTGTCGTCTCTACAtcgaaacaacagaaattgtCCTCTCACTGGCATCAACAGGTTGTCTTCTGGCTCGTTGGCCTCTCAACTGTCTGAGACGCTATGGCTGTGACCAAGGCATATTCTCATTTGAAGCAGGCCGTAAGGCTCCTTTAGGTGAAGGCAAATACTCTTTCAGAAGTGATGAAGATGGTCTACTTTTCGATACCCTTGAGCACATGGTGAAGTCTCGAGCTAGCACCTTGCCCAGATTTAGTTCTGCACGACCGCAGCCGGATATGAGAAACGTTGATGCAACTGCAGATGATAATCAGTATGATGTATTACGCATTCTTAAAGGCCCTGTCGCACACTTCGACCCTTCAAACAGTGAGTTAGAAAGTGGCAATGCTGGATACGCACGTGTTGGTACTAGGACACTTCCTCCACCTGCCAATGCATTCAACGAATATCACCGACTAAGTAGAGACATGACAGCGAGTGAGGAATACAACCAAATTGATGAAAAATTCAAGGGAATAAATCTGGATGCAGAGTACACATATGCATATGCTGGAGTTGTACGTCATCCTGCTCCTGGTCATCCACCACCTCTACCTCCAACAGGACCTCCGAGAAGGGCAACAAGCAGTGGATATGAAATCTCTAGGTATACTAGTAGTCAGTCATCTGATGAGAACAAGTCACGTGAGCTTGATCGAAATTTTGCTCCCCCGAAAGATACAGAACTGTAG